A single window of Paenibacillus sp. FSL H8-0537 DNA harbors:
- a CDS encoding response regulator transcription factor encodes MLKKKILVVDDEPSISMLIEFNLKLAGYDVRCVDDGEAVFDMLRPFRPDLIVLDLMLPKMDGIQVCRELRKQNNAVPIVMLTALQDVTDKIAGLDNGADDYMTKPFSPQELISRIQAIFRRLQSLPGAVPSSAIDIGRMSVRPDEREVLIDGKLIELTPKEFELLVFLCKHKGKVLSRQQLLHGVWDYHFLGDTRIVDVHISHLRDKIEKNARTPEYIMTVRNVGYKLHGPSALEQTLA; translated from the coding sequence ATGTTGAAAAAGAAAATTCTCGTCGTCGATGACGAGCCCTCCATCTCCATGCTGATTGAATTCAACCTGAAGCTAGCCGGATACGACGTCAGATGCGTAGATGACGGAGAAGCCGTGTTTGATATGCTGCGCCCCTTTCGACCAGATCTCATCGTTCTCGATTTAATGCTGCCGAAAATGGATGGCATTCAAGTATGCCGCGAGCTGCGCAAGCAAAACAACGCCGTTCCCATCGTCATGCTGACCGCCCTGCAGGATGTTACCGATAAAATTGCCGGCCTCGATAATGGCGCTGACGATTATATGACCAAGCCCTTCAGCCCACAGGAGCTGATTTCGCGCATTCAAGCGATTTTCCGCAGACTGCAATCGCTGCCGGGAGCCGTACCATCAAGTGCCATTGACATTGGCCGCATGTCGGTTCGCCCAGATGAGCGGGAAGTGCTGATTGACGGCAAACTGATCGAGCTGACGCCGAAGGAATTCGAGCTGCTCGTCTTCCTCTGCAAGCATAAAGGCAAGGTGCTGAGCCGCCAGCAGCTGCTTCATGGCGTATGGGACTATCACTTCCTCGGCGATACCCGTATCGTAGACGTCCATATTAGCCATCTCCGCGATAAAATCGAAAAAAATGCCCGAACCCCCGAATATATCATGACCGTTCGCAACGTAGGCTACAAGCTGCATGGCCCAAGCGCTTTGGAGCAAACCCTTGCCTAA
- the trmL gene encoding tRNA (uridine(34)/cytosine(34)/5-carboxymethylaminomethyluridine(34)-2'-O)-methyltransferase TrmL, producing the protein MAFHIVLVEPEIPANTGNIARTCAATGAHLHLVRPLGFQTDDKTLKRAGLDYWHAVHVEYHDSFQELQEQYADGRYFYASTRAVKAYNEFQYQDGDFFVFGKETKGLPQELIEANLSTCIRMPMTDKVRSLNLSNSAAIVVYEALRQNDFPGLS; encoded by the coding sequence ATGGCATTTCATATTGTGTTAGTAGAACCGGAAATACCCGCTAACACGGGCAATATTGCGCGGACATGTGCGGCAACAGGTGCGCATCTGCATCTGGTGCGTCCGCTGGGCTTTCAAACGGATGACAAGACGCTGAAGCGGGCGGGCCTGGATTATTGGCATGCGGTTCATGTCGAGTACCATGATTCCTTTCAGGAGCTGCAGGAGCAGTATGCTGATGGGCGGTATTTCTATGCCAGTACGCGAGCGGTCAAAGCCTATAATGAGTTTCAGTACCAGGATGGGGATTTTTTCGTATTCGGCAAGGAAACGAAGGGTCTGCCCCAAGAGCTGATTGAGGCGAATTTAAGTACATGTATTCGGATGCCAATGACGGATAAGGTCAGATCGCTTAATTTATCCAATTCGGCGGCGATCGTCGTGTACGAAGCGCTTAGACAGAACGATTTTCCCGGACTGTCTTAA
- a CDS encoding AbrB/MazE/SpoVT family DNA-binding domain-containing protein, whose product MKPAGVVRKVDQLGRIVLPKSLRKRYQMNEGDPVEILVQGDHIILERYRPKCVFCGSMEEVREFKERFLCGVCVAEMSQLAR is encoded by the coding sequence ATGAAACCAGCAGGTGTAGTAAGAAAAGTAGATCAACTCGGACGTATCGTTCTTCCAAAATCGTTGCGTAAACGTTACCAGATGAATGAGGGAGATCCGGTTGAAATTTTAGTGCAGGGCGACCATATTATTTTGGAGCGTTACCGTCCGAAATGTGTGTTCTGTGGTTCAATGGAAGAAGTACGCGAGTTTAAAGAACGTTTTTTATGCGGCGTTTGTGTGGCTGAAATGAGCCAGCTCGCCCGCTAA
- a CDS encoding PLP-dependent aminotransferase family protein has translation MDYRFSSRVTALKSSVVRDILKLTQGKDMISFAGGLPAEELFPVQAIRKAADRVFTKGASAMQYGLTEGFLPLREQLCERMGHKGMNVRPDEMLLTTGSQQAISLIIEVLTEPGDTILVERPTYLACLQVFEMNGLNVIAAESDEHGIVAEDAERLIREHRPKLVYAVPTFGNPTGRVWSTERRQQLLALCSSYGVPILEDDPYGEIKYDVNAVYPTLFALDQQAGGSGSVIYTSTFSKTVAPGLRTGWAMGPADVIAMMAKAKQAADLHSSAIDQQIVSELLDSFPLDEHIKVISASYGERMREMQGLLAQQHIEGLRWIEPKGGMFLWLELPEGLDAEALLKASVQKGVAFVPGSSFYAYDPQRNTARLNFTYNIGAKTALGVERFAEAVREFTARS, from the coding sequence ATGGATTACCGTTTTTCATCACGAGTGACCGCTCTCAAATCATCGGTCGTAAGAGATATACTTAAGCTGACGCAGGGCAAGGATATGATTTCATTCGCTGGCGGGCTGCCGGCCGAGGAGCTGTTCCCCGTGCAGGCCATTCGCAAAGCGGCCGATCGGGTGTTTACGAAGGGCGCAAGTGCTATGCAATACGGTTTGACCGAGGGCTTCTTGCCGCTGCGTGAGCAGCTGTGCGAGCGTATGGGTCACAAGGGCATGAATGTTCGCCCTGACGAAATGCTGCTAACGACAGGCTCCCAGCAGGCGATCAGCCTCATTATTGAAGTGCTGACCGAGCCTGGTGATACGATATTGGTAGAAAGGCCGACTTATCTCGCTTGCTTGCAGGTATTTGAGATGAATGGCTTAAATGTCATTGCAGCGGAAAGCGATGAGCATGGCATTGTGGCTGAGGATGCAGAGCGGCTTATTCGCGAGCATCGTCCAAAGCTTGTGTACGCCGTGCCTACCTTCGGCAATCCAACGGGACGCGTCTGGAGTACAGAGCGCAGACAACAGCTGCTCGCGCTTTGCAGCTCTTATGGTGTGCCGATATTGGAAGATGATCCATACGGAGAAATAAAATATGATGTAAATGCGGTTTATCCAACATTGTTTGCGCTTGATCAGCAGGCAGGCGGTTCGGGCTCGGTTATTTATACGAGCACGTTCTCTAAGACGGTTGCGCCAGGGCTGCGCACAGGTTGGGCAATGGGGCCAGCGGATGTTATTGCGATGATGGCTAAAGCGAAGCAGGCGGCCGATTTGCATTCCAGTGCGATAGATCAGCAAATTGTCAGCGAGCTGCTGGATAGCTTCCCGCTGGATGAGCATATTAAAGTTATCTCTGCTTCCTACGGTGAGCGGATGCGCGAAATGCAAGGGCTGCTGGCACAGCAGCATATTGAAGGCTTGCGCTGGATTGAGCCGAAGGGCGGCATGTTCTTATGGCTGGAGCTGCCAGAAGGTCTTGATGCAGAGGCGCTGCTTAAGGCCTCCGTGCAGAAGGGCGTTGCTTTTGTACCTGGAAGCTCCTTCTACGCTTATGACCCGCAGCGCAATACGGCGCGGCTCAACTTTACTTATAACATTGGAGCCAAAACGGCGCTCGGCGTAGAGCGCTTCGCGGAAGCGGTCCGCGAGTTTACGGCCCGCTCCTAA
- a CDS encoding DUF2161 family putative PD-(D/E)XK-type phosphodiesterase: MAVGKEEELYKPIKAYYEARGFVVKSEVLHCDLVARHADTEETIIVEMKKTFNLALLLQGIERLRINDQVVLAVERNRKKSGAHNQRFGEITELCRMLGIGLMTVTFFKTKAPVIDVLCEPGEAPQRRTRRKKQARLLLEFRERSGDYNVGGSTGRKLVTAYREKALRCAYALQQLGEAQSPSQVAALTSFPRSGAVLRDNHYGWFEREQRGKYRLLPAGAAALIEYAEVIADWVAALPSNQFRSGP; encoded by the coding sequence GTGGCAGTGGGTAAGGAAGAGGAGCTTTACAAGCCGATAAAAGCTTATTATGAGGCGCGCGGCTTCGTCGTCAAAAGCGAGGTGCTGCACTGCGATCTCGTTGCCAGGCACGCCGATACCGAAGAAACCATTATCGTTGAAATGAAAAAGACGTTCAATCTCGCCCTGCTGCTGCAGGGGATTGAACGCCTTCGTATAAATGATCAAGTTGTGCTCGCAGTCGAGCGCAATCGTAAAAAAAGCGGCGCGCACAACCAGCGCTTCGGTGAAATTACCGAGCTGTGCCGCATGCTCGGCATTGGCCTGATGACCGTCACCTTCTTCAAGACGAAGGCACCTGTCATTGATGTGCTGTGCGAGCCTGGCGAGGCGCCGCAGCGCAGAACTCGCCGCAAGAAGCAGGCTAGGCTGCTTCTTGAATTTCGCGAGCGCAGCGGCGATTATAATGTAGGCGGCAGTACCGGCCGCAAGCTGGTGACCGCCTATCGCGAGAAGGCGCTGCGCTGCGCCTACGCGCTCCAGCAGCTGGGGGAGGCGCAATCGCCTAGCCAGGTTGCTGCACTGACGAGCTTCCCGCGCAGCGGCGCTGTGCTGCGCGACAATCACTACGGCTGGTTCGAGCGCGAGCAGCGCGGAAAATACCGGCTGCTACCCGCTGGAGCAGCCGCCTTGATCGAATATGCTGAAGTCATCGCCGATTGGGTGGCCGCTTTGCCAAGCAATCAGTTTAGGAGCGGGCCGTAA
- a CDS encoding PrkA family serine protein kinase — protein MDIFKRISEYQAESEKLAWNGSFKDYIELLKQDPSPAMTAHSRVYEMIESYGVEERDGKKRYKFFEQEIYGLDRSVEKLVEEYFHSSARRLDVRKRILLLMGPVSGGKSTLVTMLKKGLEKYSRTKRGAVYAIKGCPMHEEPLHLIPHELRGEIEQEIGVRIEGNLCPSCQMRLQTEYGGDIQNVQVERVFISEDNRVGIGTFSPSDPKSQDIADLTGSIDFSTITEFGSESDPRAYRFDGELNKANRGLMEFQEMLKCDEKFLWNLLSLTQEGNFKAGRFALISADELIIAHTNETEYKSFISNKKNEALQSRMIVMPIPYNLKVSEEEKIYTKLIGQSDMKHIHIAPHALRAAAIFSILTRLKETKKQGMDLVKKMRMYDGEEIEGFKDADLKEMQTEYNEEGMSGIDPRYVINRISSALIKQDMQCINALDVLRGLKDGLDQHPSITKEERERYLNFISVARKEYDGLAKKEIQKAFVYSYEESARTLFENYLDNIEAYCNWAKIKDPLTGEELDPDERLMRSIEEQIGVSENAKKAFREEILIRISSYSRKGKKFDFTSHERLREAVEKKLFTDLKDIVKITTSTKTPDEIQLKRINEVTKRLIDEHGYCPVCANELLRYVGSLLNR, from the coding sequence ATGGACATTTTCAAGCGAATATCGGAGTATCAAGCAGAGAGTGAGAAGCTGGCCTGGAATGGATCTTTCAAGGATTATATTGAACTGCTGAAACAGGATCCATCCCCGGCCATGACGGCGCACTCGCGTGTCTATGAAATGATTGAATCCTATGGAGTCGAGGAGAGGGATGGGAAAAAGCGGTATAAATTTTTCGAGCAGGAAATTTATGGGCTGGACCGCTCTGTTGAAAAGCTTGTGGAGGAATATTTCCACTCCTCGGCGCGAAGGCTTGATGTGCGCAAACGGATTTTGCTTCTCATGGGACCTGTCAGCGGAGGGAAATCGACGCTGGTTACGATGCTCAAAAAGGGGCTTGAGAAATATTCCAGAACGAAACGCGGCGCCGTCTATGCGATTAAAGGCTGCCCGATGCATGAAGAGCCGCTGCATCTCATTCCGCATGAGCTGAGAGGCGAGATTGAGCAGGAGATTGGAGTTAGGATCGAAGGCAATCTATGCCCTTCCTGCCAGATGAGGCTGCAAACCGAATATGGCGGCGATATTCAAAATGTTCAGGTGGAGCGCGTATTCATCTCTGAGGATAACCGTGTTGGTATCGGAACCTTTAGTCCGTCTGATCCAAAATCGCAGGACATTGCGGATCTCACCGGCAGCATTGATTTTTCCACGATTACGGAATTTGGCTCGGAATCCGATCCGCGGGCTTATCGCTTTGATGGCGAGCTGAACAAGGCGAACCGGGGGCTTATGGAGTTTCAGGAGATGCTGAAATGCGATGAAAAGTTTTTGTGGAACCTGCTGTCCTTGACGCAGGAGGGCAATTTTAAAGCGGGCCGGTTTGCGCTCATTTCCGCTGATGAATTAATTATTGCCCACACGAACGAGACGGAGTACAAATCCTTCATTAGCAATAAGAAAAATGAAGCGCTCCAGTCGCGGATGATCGTCATGCCGATTCCGTATAACCTGAAAGTGTCCGAGGAAGAAAAAATTTATACGAAGCTCATCGGCCAGAGCGACATGAAGCATATTCACATTGCGCCGCATGCTTTGCGGGCCGCTGCTATTTTCTCCATCCTTACCCGGCTGAAGGAGACGAAAAAGCAGGGCATGGATTTGGTGAAGAAGATGCGAATGTACGACGGCGAAGAAATTGAAGGCTTCAAGGATGCCGATCTTAAGGAAATGCAGACCGAATATAACGAGGAAGGCATGTCTGGCATCGATCCCCGCTATGTCATCAACCGGATTTCGAGCGCGCTGATCAAGCAGGATATGCAGTGCATTAATGCGCTAGATGTGCTTCGCGGCTTGAAGGATGGCCTTGACCAGCATCCATCCATCACGAAGGAGGAGCGGGAGCGTTATTTGAACTTTATTTCGGTTGCCCGTAAGGAATACGATGGCCTAGCCAAAAAAGAAATTCAGAAGGCCTTCGTCTATTCCTATGAGGAGTCGGCGCGCACGTTGTTTGAAAACTACCTCGACAACATCGAGGCTTATTGCAACTGGGCTAAAATCAAAGACCCGCTCACCGGCGAGGAGCTTGATCCGGATGAGCGCCTGATGCGTTCTATTGAGGAGCAGATCGGCGTTTCTGAAAATGCGAAAAAAGCGTTTCGCGAAGAAATTTTGATTCGCATCTCTTCGTATTCCCGCAAAGGGAAAAAATTCGATTTCACCAGCCACGAGCGGCTGCGTGAAGCGGTGGAGAAGAAGCTGTTCACCGATCTGAAGGACATCGTGAAAATTACGACCTCCACGAAGACGCCGGATGAAATCCAGCTCAAGCGGATTAATGAAGTGACGAAGCGGTTAATTGATGAGCACGGCTATTGCCCGGTATGCGCCAATGAGCTGCTGCGTTATGTGGGCAGTCTGCTTAATCGTTAA
- a CDS encoding globin-coupled sensor protein: MINVTVERKRQLDYTGIKEQDLQLLSECKPIFKQVVNEVVDRFYDNVGLYPELVALMKKFSNVDRLKETQREYWLSLADGVIDEAFIENRIKIGLVHSRIGLTTDWYLGTYMTYLNISTDVFERVLPDGWKPVIHSLSKMFNLDSQFVLEAYNRAEHTKVQELADERAIMLTTVTEAVQQLAGLMVELEEGAQSIAATALSTSDSQEKAHSLLGELQGELDGITEMGTMIREIADQTHLLGLNAAIEAARAGDHGRGFEVVANEVRKLAASSRGAQETIQNKLSEIEKKVNSVRKESDQTSAEARNQAAKSQELAAFVKMVDDVAKDLSKLNAASE, from the coding sequence ATGATTAATGTCACAGTAGAACGTAAGCGACAGCTGGATTATACAGGAATCAAGGAGCAGGATTTACAGCTGCTTTCCGAGTGCAAGCCTATTTTTAAGCAGGTAGTCAATGAGGTTGTTGATCGCTTTTACGATAATGTGGGACTCTATCCCGAATTGGTAGCTTTAATGAAGAAATTCAGCAATGTGGATCGTTTGAAAGAAACGCAGCGTGAATACTGGCTGTCCCTTGCAGACGGTGTAATTGATGAAGCGTTTATAGAAAACCGAATTAAAATCGGGCTCGTGCATTCTCGGATCGGCCTGACAACCGACTGGTATCTAGGTACATATATGACTTACTTGAACATTTCAACGGATGTATTTGAACGTGTGCTGCCAGATGGATGGAAGCCAGTTATTCACTCGCTGTCCAAGATGTTTAATCTGGACTCGCAATTCGTGCTTGAAGCCTATAACCGCGCAGAGCACACGAAGGTGCAGGAGCTTGCGGATGAGCGTGCAATTATGCTGACAACGGTAACGGAAGCGGTGCAGCAGCTCGCAGGCCTCATGGTCGAGCTGGAGGAGGGCGCTCAGTCGATTGCTGCAACAGCGCTGTCTACTTCGGATTCACAAGAGAAAGCGCATTCTTTGCTTGGCGAGCTGCAGGGCGAGCTGGACGGCATTACGGAGATGGGGACGATGATTCGGGAAATAGCCGATCAGACGCATTTGCTGGGGCTAAATGCCGCCATTGAAGCGGCAAGAGCCGGGGATCATGGCCGAGGCTTCGAGGTTGTTGCCAATGAGGTGCGCAAGCTGGCCGCGTCGTCACGTGGAGCCCAGGAAACGATTCAAAACAAGCTTAGTGAAATTGAGAAAAAGGTAAATTCGGTCCGCAAGGAGTCCGATCAGACGTCGGCAGAAGCGCGTAATCAAGCGGCAAAATCGCAGGAGCTTGCTGCTTTTGTGAAAATGGTCGATGACGTCGCCAAAGATTTGAGCAAGCTTAATGCAGCATCCGAATAG